A window of the Juglans microcarpa x Juglans regia isolate MS1-56 chromosome 5D, Jm3101_v1.0, whole genome shotgun sequence genome harbors these coding sequences:
- the LOC121264536 gene encoding ras-related protein RABA5a: MAFYSEEEKSEDYLFKIVLIGDSAVGKSNLLARFARDEFYPNSKSTIGVEFQTQKMDINGKEIKAQIWDTAGQERFRAVTSAYYRGAVGALVVYDISRRQTFDSIGRWLNELHTHSDMNVVTILIGNKSDLKDAREVPTAEGKALAEAQGLFFMETSALDSSNVVAAFQTVVKEIYNILSRKVMITQELKKQDTTWMENGKTVVLQGNGNQETVAGSRKGWCCSF; this comes from the exons ATGGCCTTTTATTCTGAGGAAGAAAAATCTGAGGATTACCTCTTCAAGATTGTTTTAATTGGTGATTCTGCTGTTGGAAAATCAAATTTGCTTGCAAGATTTGCTAGAGATGAGTTCTACCCTAATTCAAAGTCAACTATAGGAGTAGAGTTCCAAACCCAAAAGATGGATATCAATGGAAAGGAAATCAAGGCTCAGATCTGGGACACAGCTGGTCAAGAGCGATTCAGGGCTGTTACATCTGCATATTATAGAGGTGCAGTTGGAGCTCTTGTTGTGTATGACATCAGTAGACGCCAGACATTTGATAGCATTGGCAGATGGCTTAATGAACTTCACA CTCACTCCGACATGAATGTAGTTACGATACTTATTGGCAATAAGTCTGATCTCAAGGATGCCAGGGAGGTGCCCACTGCTGAAGGCAAAGCCTTGGCAGAAGCACAGGGTTTGTTTTTCATGGAAACATCTGCTCTCGACTCCTCCAATGTAGTTGCTGCTTTTCAGACAGTTGTGAAAGAGATCTACAATATATTGAGCCGGAAAGTGATGATCACTCAAGAGCTCAAGAAACAGGATACTACCTGGATGGAAAATGGAAAGACTGTGGTTTTACAAGGAAATGGGAACCAAGAAACAGTGGCAGGGTCTAGAAAAGGTTGGTGTTGCTCATTTTAA
- the LOC121265212 gene encoding inositol transporter 4 has protein sequence MVEGGFHRADKTEFTECFRTTWQTPYILRLAFTAGIGGLLFGYDTGVISGALLYIREDFDSVSKKTWLQEMIVSMAVGAAIIGAAIGAWMNDSLGRRKSILTADILFFVGAMVMAAAPAPWVIVIGRVFVGLGVGMASMTAPLYISEASPARIRGALVGMNGLLITFGQFLSYLINLGFTQVPGTWRWMLGVAGIPPLVQFFLMLSLPESPRWLYRMNKKEEAREILEKIYPQEEVEKEMNLLKASIETEEAVEADIGNNLITKLRSAMGNVVVRRALCAGIAVQVVQQFVGINTVMYYSPSIMQLAGYASKVVALGLSLVTAGLNCVGTVISMCFVDRYGRRKMMILSLICIIIGLVSLSAVFYTSAKNAPGINNFDSTHFAPNGTCSAYASVPSTSSWNCMDCLKLQCGYCASEGDQFQPGACLANEKAIGNTCRGSNRVWYDKGCPSKLGFLAVVLLGLYIIVYSPGMGTVPWIVNAEIYPLKYRGFGGGMAAMANWTSNLIVSMTFLSLTEALGSWATFLLYAGCSFIGLIVIFLVVPETKGLPLEEIENELRRGFKPFGRKSENN, from the exons ATGGTGGAAGGAGGTTTCCATCGCGCAGACAAGACAGAGTTCACGGAATGTTTCCGCACCACATGGCAAACACCATATATTTTGCGGCTTGCTTTCACGGCCGGCATTGGTGGCCTCCTCTTCGGCTACGACACAG GTGTGATATCGGGAGCATTGCTGTATATCCGTGAAGACTTTGACTCCGTGAGCAAGAAAACATGGCTCCAGGAAATGATAGTGAGTATGGCAGTAGGAGCAGCCATCATCGGCGCAGCCATCGGGGCATGGATGAACGACAGCCTCGGGAGAAGGAAATCCATTTTAACAGCAGACATTCTATTTTTCGTGGGTGCGATGGTGATGGCTGCTGCTCCAGCTCCTTGGGTGATTGTCATTGGACGGGTCTTCGTTGGATTGGGAGTTGGAATGGCATCGATGACTGCCCCTCTCTACATATCTGAAGCCTCCCCGGCTAGGATTAGAGGAGCACTTGTCGGCATGAATGGTCTCCTGATCACATTTGGACAATTTTTATCCTACCTTATCAATCTTGGCTTTACtcag GTACCGGGAACTTGGCGCTGGATGCTTGGGGTAGCTGGGATCCCACCTCTGGTTCAGTTTTTCCTCATGTTATCACTTCCTGAATCTCCCAGATGGCTGTACAGAATG AACAAGAAAGAAGAGGCAAGGGAGATTCTGGAAAAGATCTACCCTcaagaagaagttgaaaaagagaTGAATCTATTAAAGGCATCTATTGAAACGGAAGAGGCCGTTGAGGCAGACATAGGAAACAATCTCATCACGAAGTTGAGAAGTGCAATGGGAAACGTTGTAGTGAGAAGGGCGCTTTGTGCTGGCATTGCTGTTCAAGTTGTGCAGCAATTTGTTGGCATCAACACTGTCATGTATTACAGCCCCAGCATCATGCAGCTCGCTGGCTATGCTTCCAAAGTGGTTGCTTTAGGCCTTTCTCTTGTCACAGCTGGTCTGAATTGCGTAGGCACTGTTATCAGCATGTGTTTCGTCGATAGATATGgcagaagaaaaatgatgatcCTTTCTTTGATCTGCATCATTATTGGCCTCGTTTCGCTATCCGCCGTGTTCTATACCTCAGCTAAGAATGCACCTGGAATCAATAATTTTGACTCCACCCACTTCGCTCCCAATGGCACCTGCTCCGCATACGCTTCTGTCCCCAGCACATCTTCTTGGAACTGCATGGACTGCCTCAAGCTGCAGTGCGGTTACTGCGCAAGCGAAGGCGATCAA TTTCAACCGGGGGCTTGCTTGGCTAATGAAAAGGCGATCGGAAATACATGCCGGGGAAGCAATCGTGTGTGGTACGACAAGGGCTGTCCTAGCAAGCTGGGATTCTTGGCTGTGGTGCTTCTAGGATTATACATCATAGTTTACTCTCCGGGAATGGGGACAGTGCCATGGATTGTGAACGCAGAGATCTATCCACTGAAATACAGAGGCTTTGGAGGAGGTATGGCAGCCATGGCTAACTGGACATCCAATCTGATTGTAAGCATGACCTTCTTGTCTCTGACCGAGGCTCTGGGTTCTTGGGCCACTTTCCTTCTTTATGCTGGGTGCTCCTTCATCGGCCTCATTGTCATCTTCCTGGTGGTGCCGGAAACGAAAGGCTTGCCCCTTGAGGAGATTGAGAACGAGCTTCGAAGAGGCTTCAAGCCATTTGGTAGGAAATCCGAGAATAACTAA